In Oreochromis niloticus isolate F11D_XX linkage group LG12, O_niloticus_UMD_NMBU, whole genome shotgun sequence, the DNA window taaagttatGAGCAGAAGTTGCAGTGCATTTTAACTATTGCGCTTGTTCCAGGTGAAGAGTCAAAGGTCCAGGTGTATGGAAAGGTGTACAACATACCGAGAAAGCAGGCCACGTATGGAGATGCAGGCCTAACTTACACTTATTCTGGGGTGAGGCGTTTAGCCTGCCCATGGACTCCAACTTTGGAATACATTCGAGACACTGTCACCAAAACGACGGGACAGACATTTAACTTTGTCTTGATCAACAGGTGAGAAAAGACTGATGCAAGCTGTAAAGGTCAGTTTGGAGATGTGGAGGTTTTACTGATCAACACACTTTTCTCCATCAGGTACAAAGATGGGCAGGATCACATGGGCGAGCACCGTGACGACGAGAAGGAGCTGGACCCCCGCTGTCCCATCGCGTCGGTCTCTCTGGGAGCAACACGGGACTTCGTCTTCAAACACAGAGACTCACGAGGAAAGCAGAGCCGCCGACAGATTGAACCTGTGAAGCTGGAGCTCGCTCACGGAAGCCTGCTCCTCATGAACCCGCCGACCAACACCTTCTGGTACCACAGCCTCCCTATGCGCAAGAAGATCCTCCTGCCTCGCATTAACCTCACATTCAGGCGCATTCTGCTGGACAGCAAGCGTGAGAGCAAGACGAAGCCGGATGTAAATTAGGGACATGGCCATGTGCACTGCTGAGCAACAGCTACTAACAGCACAGCTCCAATTTAAGCAACTTGACACTCTGGAGGAAGACttacttttttttcagtgaatCAGCATTTAACTTTACTCACCTCatattcatgtttctgtttgaaAAGAAGGCAACGACTTCAGATCAATAAATGTAAACAGTTAAGTTGACTTGTGAGATTGTTTGTTCTCATTGATTGGACTGCTGCTGCTATGTGGTGTATTTACTGTGTACTTTAGAAGCTCTGGAAAGTAAAGGTTGCATTTAAAGGAAAGGTATgtaaacaatgaaaatgtactTCTTAGTGGATTATGAGGTTGGTCCAAATGTAGACTGGTTTAATCAGACTTCTCTTTAATGGGTTTAATGGGT includes these proteins:
- the alkbh2 gene encoding DNA oxidative demethylase ALKBH2; amino-acid sequence: MEKFVIQDRNKRRCTSETPAGSLRKKIKQERDEKMKEEDSEDDEDAAFAEFSNPVPWQKIEAEGLDCDYALLFSKEEADRLFTQLEEEVVYATGEESKVQVYGKVYNIPRKQATYGDAGLTYTYSGVRRLACPWTPTLEYIRDTVTKTTGQTFNFVLINRYKDGQDHMGEHRDDEKELDPRCPIASVSLGATRDFVFKHRDSRGKQSRRQIEPVKLELAHGSLLLMNPPTNTFWYHSLPMRKKILLPRINLTFRRILLDSKRESKTKPDVN